The genomic segment ATCAAGTGATGATAATACACGCATTCCATTGATATCTACATGAAATAACCGTTCAGTAGCCTTCTCTTTTTGTACAATATTATCCAGTTGATAAGCCAAATCAACAACATCCGCACCTGAGAGTTCTGTCCAATACAAATAAACTACATATCTTCCATCAGGTAAGTCTGCCTTAAAACTATTCAACCCACGCCGTTGAGTTTGGAAAATCGGATCTTGTTCCGTTCCATAGATATTTAAATTAGAAGCAGGTTGAGAACCCCGCTTTGTTCGCGCCCGAAAAGCTTTTCCTCCTACATATCCCCAACCGCCAGATGTATACTCCCGCTCTGGTTGCCAAGCTAAAGAAGCAGTCTTATCTTCAAAATGACGGGCTGTACCAAACAACATGTTTAACTCTGTAAAAGACTCTTTGTTATCAAAAGAATCAGGAACTAATTTCATATTCACTCTACAGAAATCTTTAACATAGCTCCCCTGAGACACTCCTTCCGCTTCCAATTGATTAATACCATTAATAAACGGTACATTAAATTGAGCTATTCCATTTTCCGCTTTCATTACTGCAAGCATTTTTCCATTTACTTTCAAGTTAACCTGTTTTAAATTAGTATAAACAGATACCGGATAATAACAAACTCCTGAATTGTCAGCAACACCAGACCTATTATACCAATCCGAGCCACCTATTGCTACATACGGTTCCTTACTAAGCATAGCTTTATAATATCGATAAGTATCTTTAGGTATTCTATCTAAAGTAACTAACCCCTTGCAATTAACATGAGGAATAGCATCCATCCTCTCCTCTGAATGGAAATCGTTCAGATTCCACACAGCTGAACCTACAACAAACTTACGCTGTATTATCTGGGGTAAATAATGGCGATGATACATAACTCCATAATCTACAGAAAAATCAAAACGTTCTGGTTTAAATGAATGAATTCGAGCATCAACATCTGCACCATATTCACTTATTATAATAGGCTTGTCTGGATACTTTTGATGTATTGTATCCAAAATCGCTTCAAATCCACTGAATTCTCCCCCATACCAGCCATTATATAAATTCATTCCTAATATATCAGATAGATTTATCAAATTTGCTTCCTCATAAGCAGCCAAGTTTCCATGACATGGAAGCATCGTAGCCCTTCCCGGATCAACCTCCTTAGCTGTATTCTCTATACGCTCCGCTATATGATACAAATATTTCAAATACTCATCTTTTTTTATAGACGACTCTGAATTATAAAGAGGACGTAACATGATTTCATTCATATAAGCCCAAATGCAAACAGAGGGAGAGTTAAAACACTGATAAATCATCTCTTTCATCATTTCAACACAATTGTCTGAGAACTTCTGACTCATAGTAATAGTGTTAATCACCGGAATTTCCACAGAAGTCACAATTCCTAGCCGATTACAAGCAGCCAATACCATTTCGTCTTGGGGATAATGGGCAATACGTAAAAAGTTACCTCCCATCGCATGTAGCAATTCTATATCACGAACATGCATTTCATCTTTTAGAGCATTTCCCATACC from the Bacteroides eggerthii genome contains:
- a CDS encoding glycoside hydrolase family 2; protein product: MKKLCILLILIFWGIFQAYSTENNPRITYSINDSWQFRLGTSDIGEDGWSMVSIPHTWNAEDCVDDFPGFYRGTGWYRKNIQVDSVMLSRSLYLFFEGANQRTKLFVNRHRVGEHIGGYTFFCFDITPYIREGENQLVVCVDNSYDPEIPPLSADFTFFGGIYRDVSLISVSPIHISTTHYASSGVYVNTPEITEEKALVDICTMLSNTQAERSKIFVEHKIYSATGECVATSKKKVIVNTEREQAFNIQIVVNHPELWEIERPNLYRLQTCLWDNEGKLLDEVSNTFGIRTCSFSAEKGFELNGKAVKLLGTNRHQCHLGMGNALKDEMHVRDIELLHAMGGNFLRIAHYPQDEMVLAACNRLGIVTSVEIPVINTITMSQKFSDNCVEMMKEMIYQCFNSPSVCIWAYMNEIMLRPLYNSESSIKKDEYLKYLYHIAERIENTAKEVDPGRATMLPCHGNLAAYEEANLINLSDILGMNLYNGWYGGEFSGFEAILDTIHQKYPDKPIIISEYGADVDARIHSFKPERFDFSVDYGVMYHRHYLPQIIQRKFVVGSAVWNLNDFHSEERMDAIPHVNCKGLVTLDRIPKDTYRYYKAMLSKEPYVAIGGSDWYNRSGVADNSGVCYYPVSVYTNLKQVNLKVNGKMLAVMKAENGIAQFNVPFINGINQLEAEGVSQGSYVKDFCRVNMKLVPDSFDNKESFTELNMLFGTARHFEDKTASLAWQPEREYTSGGWGYVGGKAFRARTKRGSQPASNLNIYGTEQDPIFQTQRRGLNSFKADLPDGRYVVYLYWTELSGADVVDLAYQLDNIVQKEKATERLFHVDINGMRVLSSLDVAKEVGVRRPMICKIPVTISAKKGLTVDFIPIKGETMITAIRILKMD